Proteins found in one Mytilus edulis chromosome 2, xbMytEdul2.2, whole genome shotgun sequence genomic segment:
- the LOC139511385 gene encoding nose resistant to fluoxetine protein 6-like, translating to MFLKFVCILIIATSVVTSEKRIDYKKMMETIERPKFSITPKEADDFIAGANDILSGINFKNLFLQAFIESGFDQWDSNLQDNTTTNANGPSTPGTDLNSPMSTGASFTTEKTNSTIQKTTVSQTTVNTQTTNQPLVVSELCRNQINATGEAISRRELWALAMVDAFGKPQSNILGSIGSPIMWIGDYDECMSIQANTERDQKKYTFKGQFCVASSNVNNIAVLNLGVCVPNSCSKTDVMILLKTTVLPTVYSVSCPEHDRPLDTRATIVLVVCSIFIAFLVIGTCYDVIVIQWPSWSKDEDDLNASEIDENTHLINGQAHNTPGLLGKIILSFSVYTNITKILSTTQGAGSLTAINGIRFITMTWVILGHTMIFALQFGVVDNTSQWLPDHLNRISFGPIYNAFPAVDTFFALSGLLLTYLMMKELKTNNGKLNWPMFYFHRFWRLTPPYMLILMVYVSLFPYIGEGPGWPRDGPEVNYCEHSWHRNFLYVNNLFVNGYDMCMGWSWYLANDMQFYVISPLILLPLFHYHLVGVGILLAFLVGSTIACGVLSAHDDLPASIFDGGNSQNFFNEYVKPWNRITPYLIGMYAGYVLYKTDCKVRINRFVNIIAWLAFTAVACTVLYGLHKDVTGDRLSTDVAALYTATHRMVWGACVCWVIFACATGNGGVINTILSWKGFVPLSRLTYCAYLVHPIVIYYYLARRQRLIHFSDTEVTYEFLGHVVLSYAVAFVASLAFESPMMGLEKALLKRKERKR from the exons ATGTTTCTGAAATTTGTTTGTATTCTAATTATTGCAACTAGTGTTGTCACGTCCGAAAAACGAATCGATTATAAGAAGATGATGGAGACTATAGAGCGTCCGAAATTTTCAATAACTCCAAAAGAAGCAGACGATTTTATAGCAGGAGCTAACGATATTCTAAGCGgtataaatttcaaaaacttattTTTGCAAGCTTTTATTGAAAGTGGATTTGATCAATGGGATAGTAATCTACAAGACAATACAACAACTAATGCTAACGGACCATCAACCCCTGGTACAGATCTGAACTCTCCCATGTCGACTGGGGCATCTTTTACTACTGAAAAGACAAACAGCACGATACAAAAAACAACAGTGTCTCAAACAACTGTAAATAcacaaacaaccaaccaaccactaGTTGTATCTGAACTCTGTCGTAATCAAATAAACGCAACAGGAGAAGCTATTTCACGAAGAGAGCTATGGGCATTAGCGA TGGTGGATGCGTTTGGAAAACCACAATCAAATATCCTTGGATCGATCGGCAGTCCGATCATGTGGATTGGAGATTACGACGAATGTATGTCTATACAAGCTAATACAGAACGGGACCAAAAGAAGTACACATTCAAGGGACAATTCTGTGTGGCTTCTTCTAATGTTAATAAT ATTGCAGTACTAAACCTTGGTGTGTGTGTACCAAACAGTTGTAGTAAAACCGAtgttatgattttattaaaaacaacaG TATTACCAACTGTGTATAGTGTATCATGTCCAGAACATGACCGACCCCTTGATACTAGGGCTACCATTGTATT GGTAGTATGTTCAATTTTTATTGCCTTTCTGGTAATAGGAACATGTTATGACGTCATAGTGATTCAATGGCCAAGCTGGAGTAAAGACGAGGATGATTTAAACGCTTCCGAAATTGATGAAAATACCCATTTAATAAATGGACAGGCACACAATACACCAG GTTTATTGGGAAAGATTATTTTATCCTTTTCTGTATATACTAATATTACCAAGATACTTAGTACTACACAAGGAGCTGGGAGTTTAACAGCAATAAATGGGATACGGTTTATTACCATGACTTGGGTTATACTCGGACACACCATGATATTTGCTCTACAGTTCGGTGTTGTCG ATAACACTTCACAGTGGTTACCGGATCATCTCAACAGAATTTCATTTGGTCCAATTTACAATGCGTTTCCTGCAGTAGACACTTTCTTCGCATTAAG TGGTCTATTACTGACATACTTGATGATGAAGGAATTAAAGACAAATAATGGGAAGTTAAATTGGCCGATGTTTTATTTCCATCGATTCTGGAG ATTGACGCCTCCCTACATGTTAATATTGATGGTGTATGTATCTCTCTTCCCTTACATTGGAGAAGGTCCGGGCTGGCCTAGAGATGGACCTGAAGTCAATTACTGTGAACACTCATGGCACAGAAATTTTCTATACGTTAACAATTTATTCGTGAATGGTTACGATATG TGTATGGGATGGTCTTGGTATCTTGCTAATGATATGCAATTTTATGTGATCAGTCCACTTATTCTACTTCCGTTGTTTCA TTACCATTTGGTTGGTGTGGGAATTTTATTGGCATTTTTAGTGGGTTCTACAATAGCATGCGGTGTACTCTCAGCACATGATGACTTACCAGCCAGTATATTTGATGG TGGAAATAGTCAGAACTTTTTCAATGAGTATGTAAAACCTTGGAACAGAATTACACCTTATTTGATTGGAATGTATGCAGGATATGTACTGTACAAAACCGACTGTAAAGTTCGTATTAATCGA tttgtaAACATAATTGCATGGTTAGCCTTTACTGCAGTTGCATGTACAGTGTTATATGGTTTACACAAGGATGTAACTGGGGACCGCTTATCAACGGACGTAGCAGCTCTTTATACAGCTACCCACCGGATGGTATGGGGTGCTTGCGTATGCTGGGTAATATTTGCTTGTGCTACCGGAAATGGGG GGGTAATTAACACGATACTATCATGGAAGGGATTTGTACCACTTAGCAGACTGACATATTGTGCCTACTTGGTTCATCCTATAGTTATTTACTATTATCTCGCAAGAAGACAAAGACTTATACATTTTAGTGATACTGAAGTC ACGTATGAGTTTCTAGGACATGTTGTTTTATCATATGCAGTCGCTTTTGTTGCTTCTTTGGCATTCGAATCTCCAATGATGGGTTTAGAAAAAGCATTGCTCAAACGGAAAGAGCGAAAGAGGTGA